A genomic region of Papaver somniferum cultivar HN1 chromosome 7, ASM357369v1, whole genome shotgun sequence contains the following coding sequences:
- the LOC113295635 gene encoding uncharacterized protein LOC113295635 produces the protein MACFHNAAVNFHFFKQHTFHLIHDFSVRMKSFMHNTSSDLEILNCFGVRHRQVKLDQPIECNWNPPNRDELLLCCDGAAKGNPGRAGAGVVVRDADCNFIGAMSIGLGRTNNFLAELYGIIVGLEWAVKWNIGKVLIRSDSVSAITALTTSNIPWFVKHGWSLI, from the coding sequence ATGGCCTGTTTTCATAATGCAGCAGTAAACTTTCACTTCTTCAAGCAACATACTTTTCATTTGATTCATGATTTCTCTGTTAGGATGAAGAGTTTCATGCACAATACTTCGTCAGACCTGGAGATTTTAAACTGCTTTGGTGTGCGGCATAGGCAGGTTAAACTTGACCAACCGATTGAATGTAACTGGAATCCTCCAAACAGGGATGAGCTCTTATTATGCTGCGATGGTGCTGCCAAGGGAAACCCTGGTAGGGCGGGTGCTGGTGTAGTTGTACGTGATGCTGACTGCAATTTCATTGGAGCTATGAGCATTGGTTTGGGAAGAACGAACAACTTCTTGGCTGAGCTGTATGGTATTATCGTGGGATTGGAATGGGCTGTGAAGTGGAACATTGGCAAAGTCCTTATTCGTTCGGATTCAGTTAGTGCTATTACAGCCTTGACAACCTCAAACATCCCTTGGTTTGTTAAGCACGGGTGGAGTTTAATTTAA